From a region of the Prosthecobacter vanneervenii genome:
- a CDS encoding DUF2442 domain-containing protein — MSTLNPDLDAPKALKVSFEGEVLHVLLEGGRQIVVPTALFPRLRFATKAERRAYRLIGGGSGIHWPALDEDISVKGLLAKKGSAESSHSLIQWLLKRKQASKKEKSSVQGIQILPPKRRAAPVGKSKLKQAV, encoded by the coding sequence ATGAGCACTTTGAATCCTGATCTTGATGCGCCCAAAGCCTTGAAGGTTTCCTTTGAGGGGGAAGTGCTGCATGTGCTGCTTGAGGGAGGGCGGCAAATTGTGGTGCCGACCGCTTTGTTTCCACGCCTGCGGTTTGCCACGAAGGCCGAGCGGCGGGCTTATCGGCTCATCGGTGGCGGTTCGGGGATTCACTGGCCTGCTCTTGATGAGGACATCAGCGTCAAAGGTTTGCTGGCCAAGAAGGGCTCGGCGGAGTCTTCCCACTCACTCATCCAGTGGCTGCTGAAGCGGAAACAGGCTTCCAAGAAAGAAAAATCGTCTGTTCAAGGCATTCAAATTCTTCCTCCCAAACGAAGAGCTGCACCCGTGGGTAAGTCCAAACTAAAGCAAGCTG
- a CDS encoding DUF4160 domain-containing protein produces MPVVLQSGPYRLFFYSDEGNEPVHVHVERENKEAKFWLEPVKLASSGGFGAAEIRRIERIVSRNKQAIIQRWNEHFES; encoded by the coding sequence ATGCCCGTTGTGCTCCAAAGCGGCCCTTATCGCCTGTTTTTCTATTCAGACGAGGGCAATGAACCTGTGCATGTGCATGTCGAGCGCGAAAACAAAGAGGCCAAATTCTGGCTGGAGCCGGTAAAACTGGCATCATCAGGAGGGTTTGGTGCGGCAGAGATCCGGAGAATCGAACGTATTGTATCCCGAAATAAACAAGCTATTATTCAGCGCTGGAATGAGCACTTTGAATCCTGA